Proteins encoded within one genomic window of Lampris incognitus isolate fLamInc1 chromosome 1, fLamInc1.hap2, whole genome shotgun sequence:
- the grxcr1a gene encoding glutaredoxin domain-containing cysteine-rich protein 1, with protein MEGTTLTLGEEKPQKRVRFRVASGNSGRVLKEMFKDEGPSDSLDSDCTGSSDAERASTPSTSGDANGPLYSFLGSELDDSESEPDDLLVYAGVTRDRTFTIKRVNILSKNGTVRGVKDKVSAGQALFENLPTSSGPESSLEFGRIVIYTTSFRVVRTTFERCELVRKIFQNHRVKFVEKNIALDSEYGKELEERCKRVGEPPSLPVVFVDGHYLGGAEKILDMNESGELQDLLTKIERVQQPQTCQTCGGFAFIPCPMCHGSKMSVFRNCFTDSFKALKCTSCNENGLQPCVSCSQ; from the exons ATGGAGGGGACGACACTGACATTGGGAGAGGAGAAGCCACAGAAGCGGGTGAGGTTCCGCGTGGCTTCGGGAAACAGTGGCCGTGTCCTCAAGGAGATGTTCAAGGATGAGGGCCCTTCGGACTCCTTGGACTCGGACTGCACCGGCAGCTCGGATGCGGAACGGGCCAGCACCCCTTCTACAAGTGGAGATGCAAACGGACCCCTGTACAGTTTTTTGGGCTCTGAGCTGGATGACAGTGAAAGTGAGCCTGATGACCTGCTGGTGTACGCGGGAGTCACCAGAGACAGGACGTTCACTATCAAGAGGGTGAACATCCTGAGCAAAAACGGGACAGTGAGGGGCGTCAAGGACAAAGTCAGTGCAGGCCAAGCATTGTTTGAAAACCTCCCAACATCCAGTGGT CCTGAGTCATCGCTTGAGTTTGGGAGGATAGTGATCTACACTACGAGCTTCCGTGTGGTGAGGACCACTTTTGAACGATGTGAGCTTGTCCGAAAAATCTTCCAGAACCACAGGGTGAAGTTTGTCGAGAAGAACATCGCCCTGGACAGCGAGTATGGAAAGGAGCTGGAGGAGCGATGCAAACGTGTGGGGGAACCTCCTTCACTACCTGTCGTGTTCGTCGATGGACACTACCTTGGG GGCGCTGAGAAAATACTAGATATGAATGAATCAGGAGAACTGCAAGATCTCCTTACAAAAATTGAG AGGGTACAGCAGCCCCAGACGTGCCAGACCTGTGGGGGCTTTGCCTTCATCCCATGCCCAATGTGCCATGGCAGCAAGATGTCTGTGTTTCGCAACTGTTTCACGGACTCTTTCAAAGCCCTTAAGTGCACTTCCTGTAACGAGAACGGCCTGCAGCCCTGTGTGAGCTGCAGCCAATGA